The Breoghania sp. L-A4 sequence TCCAGGTTCAGACGAATGCGCCCGGCGAGCTCGGCAAGCTCAACGACCTGTTCGCCGCGCACGCGCTCAACATTGCCGCCCAGCATTACCAGACGGACGGCGAAATCGGCTATGTGGTGGTGGATGTGGACGGGCGGCTGGAAAACGCGGTCGACATTCTCAACGAAATCCGCACCCTCTCGGGCACGATCCGTGCGCGGTTGCTCAACCGGGTATAACGAATTCGGGCATCGCTCGCTCGTTGCGCGGTGCCCTACCCGATCCCCTGGAGCAATACTTCCAGTTCGCCCAAATGCGGGATCTCGCGGAACCGCGGCGCGGCGCGCGGCGCCTCCTCGTGTTCCAGCGACCAGGTGAGCGCATGCGGCACATACACGCCCCAGCTTCCGGCGCGAAGGGCGGGCACCACGTCCGACTTGAGCGAATTGCCCACCATCATGGCGCGCTCGGCACCCTCGCCGTGCTGGCTGAAGATCCGCTCGTAGGTGACGACCTGCTTGTCCGAGACGATCTCGACCGCATCGAAGAAGTCGCCCAGCCCGGACTGCGCGAGCTTGCGTTCCTGGTCGAACAGATCGCCCTTGGTGATCAGAACCAGCCGGTAGACCTCCGTCAACCGCTTGAGCACGTCATGCGCATGCGGCAACGGCTCGACCGGATGGCTGAGCATCTCGCGCCCCGCGTCCAGGATCTTTCCCAGCACGTGGGACGGCACCCGTCCGCCGGTCACCTCGATGGCCGTCTCGATCATCGACAGGGTGAACCCCTTGATGCCGAAGCCGTAGTGCGTGAGATTGCGCCGCTCCGCCGCCAGCAGCCGCTCGGACAGGTGGTCGGCCTCGGCGAAATCCGCCAGAAGCCTCGTGAACCGGTCCTCGGTCAGGCGGAAGAACTGCTCGTTTTCCCAAAGCGTGTCGTCGGCATCGAAGCCGATGACGGAAAGCGGGGCGGAGCGCGCAGACATGGCGATAACGGATCCGTCAGTCGCTGGACGCTTCCGATGTATCCTGCCCGTCGGTGGTCTCCGACGGCGCGTCCGAACCATCGGGATCCCTCTTCGCGTCGGCCTTTTCCTGCTTCGCGGCAAGCCTCTCGGCCTTCTTCGCCGCCTTCGCCCGATCGCGTTCCATCCGTTCGAAATTGTAGTTGGGTTTTCTCGCCATTGGCTCTCCTTTGATCGCGCCGCTGTCGGCCCCAGCGGCCAAACGCGCAATCCATATCCGGCGGTTTAGCACATCGCGCGCGCGGGGGCACGTCTCAGCGTGCGTCTACCCCCATGCATAAGCGGCGCGCGTCATCGCAACACGTGACGGCGCGGTCCGGGCGGCAAGTGGGCCCAAGGTACAGCTAGGCAACCCTGGCACATTCGGCCATTGTTCCCCGTTTCCTGCTCACTGCGGCGTTTTCCCGTCGCGGTGACCGGAATACATGACGTGGGCGTCCGCCCCCCTGCCCGGCCGGACCTGCCCAAAGGGAAGGACACCGCCCATGCGCCGTTCCACGCTTTCCATCGCCGCCGCCGTCATCGGCGGCCTCATGCTTGCGCCCACCGCCGGCCAGGCGGGCTCCACTTGGGACGACCTCCGTCCGCAGGTGTTTGACGCCCGCCCCATCCAGCCCGGCGACGGCATGATCAGTCTGCAGGCCCCGCGCGGCCGGAGAACCAGAGTTTCGTGCCCATCGCCATGCAGGCGGATTTCCGCGATGGCCGCACCGTCAAATCCGTGACTTTCATCGTCGACGAAAACCCGGTGCCGGTGGCCGCCGTGTTTTCCATCGGCGAGGGCCGGCAGAAACTCAAGCTGGCGACCCGCATGCGGCTGAACCGGGAAACGGATGTGCGCGCGGTTGTCGAGACCAGCGACGGCCAGCTCTACATGGCGCAGCGCTTTGTGAAATTCGCCGGCGGCCAGGCCGCCTGCTCCGCCCCGCCGACAGGCGATGCGGCGTCGATTGCCGCCTCCATGGGCAAGATGGAGCTGGCGCTCGAGGAGCCCGCAACCAACGCCACCCAGCTTCGCCCCGGCGCCACGCTGACCATCAATCACCCCAATCATTCCGGCATGGTGCTCGACCAGATCAGCCTGCTCTACATCCCCCTGCGCACCGTCGAGGAGGTGGAAGTCCGCCAGGGCGATGATCTGGTGTTTTCCATGCAGGGCTCCATGACCCTGTCGCAGGACCCGCAAGTGACCTTCGACTACCGCACCAACGGCGCGGACGCCTTGCACGTTCACGTCACCGACACCGACGGTGCGGCCTGGGACCAGGATTTCGCCATAGGGCACGGGAGCTGAACGGGTCTGCTGTTCTTGAGCCGAAACGGCATTGCCGATTTGCCGGACGACGTCGCGCTTGTCAGGCCAGCCACCGCGCGCCGCGGATCCGTCGGGACAGCCGCCTCGCGGATTTCTCCAGGTGACGGAATCGTCTCGATATCCTGCCGCTCACTCTTCTTTCAGAGTGTCCATGGCCCAGCCGACGGTGAACCCGTGCAGGACCGTCGACATCAGAATAACAAGAGCGATGAGGGACCAGAGCTGGGCCTCGTTGGTGAACTCCATATGGCTCCCCGCGTAGCACAGGTAGTAGATCGAGCCGATGCCGCGGACCCCGTAGAGGGAAACCACAGCCCTGTCCCGGGTATCGAGATCCGACTTCAGGAGAGCGATCCATCCCGACAGCGGGCGAACCACCAAGATAAGCAAAACAGCCACGGCAAAATGCGTCCACGTCAGATCGGTGAACAGGATCGGCAGGGCGGCGCCCAACGCGATCAGCAGCAGCGCGGTCAGCGCGTGTTCAATCGATTCCGAAAAGTCGTGCAACTGCCGATGGAAATGATGGTCTTCCTCGACACGCCGCAGTGTCAGGCCCAGAACCGCAACCGCGATGAAGCCATACCCTTCGATCAGTTCGGTCGAGCCGTAGCAGAGCAACACGCCCGCCAGGGCGATGACCCCGGATCCGGTTTCGGCGAGAATGGCTCCCCTTGGCACCAGAAAAAGAATGTATCCCAAAGCCTTTCCGCCGACCCATCCCATGCCGACACCCAGAGCGATGCGATAGACGATGTCGCGCAGGAACCAGTCCAGAGCCCATGTGCCAGGATTCAGGCCTTCGGCGGCCACGATCAGCCCGAGATAGACGAAGGGGAATGCCAGCCCGTCGTTCAGGCCTGCCTCCGTGGTCAAAGTGAACCGTACCGGATGTTCCGCCCCTTCATGCGGCGGTCCGACCTGAACATCGGCAGCCAGCACCGGATCCGTCGGCGCCAGCACCGCGCCCAGCAATATCGCGCCGGCCGCCGTCATCCCCACAAGACCGATCCCCAGCAGGGCGACGCTCAGAATGGTCAATGGCATCGCGATCGCGAGCATGCGGAATGTGCCAATCCAGCGCTTCCAGGGACGCAGTCTGTCGATGCGCATCCCTGCGCCGAACAACGCCACAATGACGGTCAGTTCGCTCACCAGCTCCCAGGGCAAGGGCGTCTGGCGGGGGTCCGGCAGCGTCGGCATCCCCGGGATCAGCATTGCGGCGCCAGCGCCGAACAGGATCATCAAGGGCGCCGACGCGGGTTCGCGCTTGGAGATCAGACGTGGCAGCCACCGCGCAACGATCACGATCACGCCGATGACGGCCAGCGCCACGTGATAGGAATTCAGGGCAAAAAAGGGTTCGTGCAGCACATTTGGATCCCATGCCGGAGTGTGGCAACCGTTGTCCTACAGTGAAAAGCATCTGACGAACAGTTGGCATAGGCGCGGACACCCCGCGCATTCACGTCACCGATCGCGACGGCGACGCCTGGAACCAGGATTTTCCGATTGGGCACGGGCGCCAAGCGGGCTGGCTAGTTCAGCCTCGCCGTCAGAATTTTAAGGCTGGCAGCGCCGAAAGCGATCGCGAAGGCGCCTTCGAACCAGCGGCGCAGGCGCATGTAGCCGCGCATCGTTGCCTTGTTGGAAAACAGCAAGGCGATCGCATGGAAGGCGAGAGCACTCTGCAGGCCTACCGCGAGGATGACGAATGAAAGTGCCGCGGGGCTTGTCCCGGCCGGAACACCGATCGCATAGAGGGCTCCAAAGAACAGAATGGCCTTGGGATTCGTCAGGTGAAGGGCCAGTCCACGGCCGAACACGCGCAGCAGCCGTGCCTCGCGAATGTCCCGGGCGGGCGGATCCCCCGGCCGCATCGCCGAACGCGCCGACTTGACCGCCAGCCACATCAGGTAGCCCGCTCCGCAATACCGGATAACCTCGAATATCCAGGCGTTGGCGAGCATGAGCGCCGACAGTCCCGCCGCCGCGGCGACCGACCACGTCAGCGATCCGCAGGAAATCCCGGATGCGAGCGCCAGACCGCTCCTGCGGCCCGACGCCATCGAGGTGCCGGCGATCGCCAGCGTCGCGGGGCCGGGACTGGCCACCGCGATCAGGGCGGCGACAAGAATAATGGGCAGATTGACGGCTTCGAGCATGAGAGACCTTCTGAGCAGCATGGAATTGGTTTGGGAATTCAGACCGCCTGCAAAATCATAATGCCCGCTTTTCATCATGGTCATGCCTGTCCCGACCATCCATGAGCCATCGACAACATGAGCCCTCGGCACAAGGGCCCGGATGACGATCGAGGGGCATGAGCCGTGTCACCACGCTTGCGATTGAAAGAGCGACGCGGCCAAGGAAGCACTGTTCGACGCATTGGTCAATTTCCCCTTGACCCCGCCAACGCCCTTCGGTTAGATGCCGAACCGTACGGTACGGTACCAGCATCACTTCCATTTGCGCCTAGGCGTGACGGGACATCGGCCGGAGACAGCAGGACACGAAGCGCCACCGGCGCTGGAATGAACGGCCGCGCGCTGAAGGCGCAACGGCAACAGGCGCAGCAAGCGCCGGAAAGTGGCGCAGCCGAGCGCGCCGGGGAAACGTCAGGACAGCAATGCCGCAGGCACAAACCATCGCAGAGCCGGAGAGCGCGTTCACGCCGCGCCAGGGCGATGTGCTGGCCTGCGCGCTGGACCTGCTGGTGGCCGGCGGCGAGAAGGCGCTGACCACGGCGGGGCTGGCGCGCGCCGCCAACTGCTCCAAGGAGTCGCTCTACAAATGGTTCGGCGACCGCGACGGACTGCTGGCCGCCGTGATCACCTTCCAGGCGGCCAAGGTGCGCACGCCGGGCGCGGACACGCGGGCGCCGAGCGCCGAGGCCTATCGCGAACGCCTCGAGGCGTTCGCGCAGAACCTGCTCGAGGTGCTCTCGGGCGACGTGTCGCTGGCGCTCAACCGGCTGGCGATCGGCCAGGCGTCGAGCACCGAAGCGCCGCTGGGCCGCCTGCTGATCGAGCGCGGCAAGCGCACGGTCAACGCCCGCGGCCAGACGCTGCTTGAGACGGGCCGCCGCTTCGGCTATCTCGCCTTTGACGACCCCACCGACGCCTACCGCACGTTCTACGGACTCATCGTGCGCGATGTGCATCTGCGCCTGATGCTCGGCGAACGGCTTGACGGCGCGGACGCCGATTTCGCCGCGCAGGCGAAACAGGCGGTGAAGAAGTTCTACAGGCTTTTTGGCCCCTGAAGGCGCTCGCGCGTCAGGACCGGAACAGACAAACCAGGGACCGGCTGCCGGCCCACAAAACACCCTCCCCCGATGGGGAGACAGTGCCAAGAGAGGAAGACCAATGCGCGTTTATTACGATCAGGATGCCGACCTGAACCTCATCAAGGGCAAGAAGGTCGCCATCATCGGCTACGGCTCCCAGGGCCGCGCCCATGCGCTGAACCTGAAGGATTCCGGCGCCAAGGAACTGGCTGTCGCCCTTCGCGAAGGCTCGACGACCGCGCTGAAGGCCGAGGCCGACGGCTTCAAGGTCATGAACGTGGCCGACGCCGCTGCCTGGGCCGACCTGATGATGATGGCGACGCCTGACGAGCTGCAGGGCGACATCTACCGCGACCACATCGCCGGCAACATCCGCGACGGCGCGGCCATCGCCTTCGCACACGGCCTGAACATCCACTTCGGCCTGATCGAAGCAAAATCCACCGTCGACGTGCTGATGGTCGCGCCCAAGGGCCCCGGCCACACCGTGCGCGGCGAGTACCAGAAGGGCGGCGGCGTGCCCTGCCTCGTCGCCGTGGCGCAGGACGCCTCCGGCAACGCGCTCGACCTCGCCCTGTCCTACGCCTGCGGCGTCGGCGGCGGCCGCTCGGGCATCATCGAGACCACCTTCCAGGAAGAGTGCGAGACCGATCTCTTCGGCGAGCAGGCGGTGCTTTGCGGCGGCCTGGTCGAGCTGATCCGCGCCGGCTTCGAGACGCTGGTGGAAGCCGGCTACGCGCCGGAAATGGCCTATTTCGAGTGCCTGCACGAAGTGAAGCTGATCGTCGACCTGATCTACGAAGGCGGCATCGCCAACATGAACTACTCGATCTCCAACACGGCCGAGTGGGGCGAGTATGTGTCCGGCCCGCGCGTCGTCACCTCGGAGACCAAGGCGGAGATGAAGCGGATCCTCACCGACATCCAGACCGGCAAGTTCACGTCCGACTGGATGCAGGAATACCGCGCCGGCGGCGCCAAGTTCAAGGCGACCCGCCGCCTCAACGACCGTCACCAGATCGAGGAAGTCGGCGAGAAGCTCCGCGGCATGATGCCCTGGATCAAGTCCGGCGCCCTGGTCGACAAGTCGAAGAACTAAGGCTCAGCGGCTCTCAAGACAACAAAGGCCGGGCGGCGACGCCCGGCCTTTTTATGGTCGCAGAAGCTACTGCGCGTCGGACTGTTCCTGCGACAGTCCGAGGCGTTTCAAGGCATCCTGAGCGCGATAACTATCAGCCTGCGCAGCGCGGCGATAATAGGCGACAGCGTTCGCCATGTCCTTGGGAAGCAACGTCCCCTCCTCCAAGAGCACGCCCATAAAATACAGCGCGTCTAGATCCTCTTTTTCAACGCCTTGCCGAACCATGGCCAGTCCTTGCTCGGTGTCTCGTGACACGCCACGCCCCTGCAGCATCATCCAGCCGAGATTGACAATGCCACCCTCGAAATCCTGCGCAGCGGCTTGCCGAAACAGATTGACGGCTTCAGCATCATCCTGCACGACACCTTTACCCTCGCGATACAGATGACCAAGGGCGACCAGCGCATAGCTGTTCTTTTCTTCGACGGCTCTTCGATACCACTTGACCGCCTCTTCATAGTTCTGCGCGACACCAAGTCCGTTCTCGTACAGCCAACCAACGTTGTTTTTGGACAGCGTGTTTCCCGCCTCCGCGGCCAAAGTGTAGTATCTTAAAGCCTTCGAATAATCTTTCCCGTCGCAATGGCCGAAGTAAAAGCAGTTGCCGATCCTCAGGTAAGCCCGACCAGGCTTTTGCCTCGCGGCTTTTTCCAACCAATACAGCGCCTTGCTGGAGTCCGCCGCCACCTCATCACCCTGCATGTATCGTCGGCCCAATTCGAGTTGAGACAAAGAGTCACCTTTTTCAGCAAGAACCGTGATCAGGGCAAGACCTTCCGCCTTCTGTCCTGGTTCGTTCCCCTTTTCGAGAATGTAGATGCCAAGTTCGTATTGCGCACCCGAAACGCCGCGATCCGTCGCTCGCTGCAACCACTCGAGCGCTTTGACTTCATCTTTATCGGTTCCGATACCCCAAAGATGGCTCAATCCCAGTCGATAATAACCCTGAGCCTCCCCAGCTTTGGCCGCCCGTTCGTAATAGCTGAATGCCTTGACAGGGTCCTTGGAAACATGTCTGCCGGCTTCATACATTCGACCGATCTGAACGAGCCCCTCCGCATCACCGAAGCGCGCAGCACGCTCATACCAATATACAGCGCGCTCTCCATCCCGCTTCGGCGCGTGCAGATTCCAGTAGTCACCAAGTAATACGCCCGCGACACCTACGCCGTTTTCAGCAGCCTCCGTGAGCATCGCCAATCCGTCCTCTCCCGCCTGAGGGGTCGCCAGATTTCTGGCAATGAGAGAACCAAGCCGTGCTTTTCCTAACGGCGACTTGCCGCCCGCGAGGCGAAACCACCAAGCGGCCTTATCATAGTCCTGCTCAACAAGCTTGCCGTCAAAGTAGGTCGCGCCAAGCGCGACTTGTGCCCCTCCATAACCCGCATTTGCAGCTTTGATCAGCAAGTCGAGGGCCTCTGCAATGGCCCCCGCGCGGCCCGGAAATTCCGCATAGAGCAGTTCAGCAAGCGCATACTGGGCAGCCGGCTCAGGGTGCCATTCATCAGCGGCCAACCGCAAACGGTTCTCAGCCCGGTCGACGTCCTTCTGTAACAAAATTCCATTTGCGAGCCCGATGCCAAAATAGAGATTACGATAGCGAGATCTCTGTCCGGCCGGACGACCATCCACTTTGAACAGCGCTTTAATGGCGATTGAAGCGGCAATCGGATGTTTTTGAAAGACGCGACCCAGCGCGCGAACGCCTGCCCAATAGTCACCTGCAGTACCACGCGCCTCAATCTGCATCCGGCTCCACGCGACCTCCGCGTCAACATCGCCCTCATCGGCAGCGGCGCGATAGAGCCGCACCGCGGTCGCCAGGCCCGGCTCAATTTCCCTGCCCTGCTCGAGTTGATGCGCCGCGATCATCGCTGATTCCGCGTCGCCGTTTTCGCCAGCGGCTGTGCGCCACTTCAAGGCGTACGATGCATTTTTCTCCGCCCCCATTCCGGTCTCGTAGGCTTCTGCCAGCCATCGCTGACTGAAGAGATCGCCCGCCTCCCCAGCCTTGCGATACCACTCAATGGCTCCGTCGGGATCCTGCGGTCCGATAAATCCCTTCTCGGCATAATAACCAAGCCACGAAAGCGCAACGTCATCGTCCTGGTCGGCCGCCTTCTGAAACCATTTGAAAGCCTCAACATGGTCTGTCTCGACACCGACGCCTTCAAAATAGGCTTCACCTAACAGAAGTTGAGCGTGAGGCTCTCCAGACACGGCGGCCTTCCGAAAGTATTCGGCTGCTTTCGTGAGATTTTTTTCAACGCCCAGCCCTCCCTGATACAGGGTGCCTATATTCGCATAGGCAATTGGCGCATCCGCCGCCGAGGCTTGTTCGAACAGCTGGAGCGCACGGGCATGGTCCTGGTCGACGCCTGCGCCATTCATATACATCACGCCAAGCGCGTTCAGGGCAGCGCTACCTCCCTGATCCGCGGCCTTCGCATACCAGCGCACAGCTTCGGCTGGATCAATCGCGACACCGAGGCCCAAAGTGTACAACCGACCAAGTTCAAACTGGGCATCGCTGTCTCCCTGGTCTGCAGCTTCACGGAAATACTGTCTGGCCTTCGTATAGTCTTGCTCAACCCCCATACCGTTTGTGTAGCAACGCCCAAGGAGATACTGGCCGACAGCCATCTGTTCGTCGGCGACGTGACGATAGAGAGTCACCGCTCGTGCCGGATCCGGCGCAACGCCAAGTCCATTCTCCAGCATATAACCGAAGAGAGCCCCGGCACGGAGGTTTCCATTATCTTCCATGGCCTCCTGAAAGAGCGCGGCGGCGCGTTCAACATTTTGCTCGACGCCGCGCCCCTTGAGATTAGCCTCTCCCAGCGAAACTTTCGCATCACCCCAGCCCTGACCTGCCGCCAGACGAAAATACTCAACGGCCCGGACGTCGTCCTTATCAACTCCTGCTCCCCAATAATACATATTGCCAAGATAGTACTGAGCGCGCGGATCCTTAAGATCCGCGCCCATCTTGTAATATTCGACAGCTTTGGCGATATTCGGCTCACCCAAGTCATCGTGCTCATAAAGAAGCCCGATATACGCATAGGCAATGTCAGCACCACCGTCAGCAGCCTGCAGGTAGTACTGTAGCGCTTTCTGGCTATCTGCTGCTGTTCCCCAACCCATTTGATATAGGCGCGCCAAATTCACGAGCGCCAACGGATGGCCTCTTTCGGCAGCCCATTTCACCCAGAAAAACGCCCGCAGATTGCTCTGGGCGATACCGAGACCTTTGAGATAACTCAGGCCGAGTTGCAATCCACCCCACGTATCGCCGAGCTCTGCCGAAAGCCAAAAAAGTCGGGCGGCCTTTTCCGGATCAGCCTCAACGACAATTCCTCGCAGATAATACCAGCCGAGGCTCGAAAACGCCGCGGGATATTGCTGATCCGCCGCCTTTTGAAACCATTCAAATGCCTTGGCGAAATCAGTGCGCCCGCCATTCTCGTCATCGAAGGCCAAAGCAAGTTGATACTGAGCATGCGCGTCGCCAAGCATAGCCTCCGCGCGAATACGGTCGAAATCAGCGCCTGAGATCGGATTTTGGTGGGTCCCCGATCGTCGCTCATCGCCACTGAGCTCGTTTCGAAAGGTTTCAATCGGGGATTCCACCCCCGAAATTCCGCGATAATCGGAGTTCATCGTTGCCGCAGCGTCGGCCCCGGGACTGAACGCGAGGGAAGTGAGACACAAGCCGATCAAACAATACCGCGACATCAGTTACTCCCGTGAACCGACCCACTGAAAAAACGCGCACCGGATAAAGCCCTGCAATAAATATCAAGGTACGCAAACAACCGAGGAAATCAACCAATGCAGACCACGCCAACAAACCGACCCTGCAGTATCCTCAAACGATGCATCGCGCCGGTGCGGGGGATCAAGCCCAGTGCCCTGGTCAAACAAGTCGAAGAACCAAGCTTCCTCGCCTGAGGCGCACTTTTGAATGAAGAAGGCCGGGCATCGTCGCCCGGCCTTCTTGTACCCACGATGCGGCTCAAAAACAAAAACCCCGCCGGCTGCCCGGCAGGGTTTTTCGTGCGTTGCGCGCGGCCAGACAGGTTACGCCGCGGCGACGTCCTTGAGGAACGCCGCGATCTCCTCGCGGAAACGCTCCGTGTTTTTCGCCGCTTCCGTCGACGCATTCAAAACCGACGCGGCCGAGGTGTTGGTCTCCACGACGGCCTTGTCGAGCTCATTGATGCTGTCGACCACCGTC is a genomic window containing:
- a CDS encoding HAD family hydrolase — its product is MSARSAPLSVIGFDADDTLWENEQFFRLTEDRFTRLLADFAEADHLSERLLAAERRNLTHYGFGIKGFTLSMIETAIEVTGGRVPSHVLGKILDAGREMLSHPVEPLPHAHDVLKRLTEVYRLVLITKGDLFDQERKLAQSGLGDFFDAVEIVSDKQVVTYERIFSQHGEGAERAMMVGNSLKSDVVPALRAGSWGVYVPHALTWSLEHEEAPRAAPRFREIPHLGELEVLLQGIG
- a CDS encoding quinoprotein dehydrogenase-associated SoxYZ-like carrier; translated protein: MPIAMQADFRDGRTVKSVTFIVDENPVPVAAVFSIGEGRQKLKLATRMRLNRETDVRAVVETSDGQLYMAQRFVKFAGGQAACSAPPTGDAASIAASMGKMELALEEPATNATQLRPGATLTINHPNHSGMVLDQISLLYIPLRTVEEVEVRQGDDLVFSMQGSMTLSQDPQVTFDYRTNGADALHVHVTDTDGAAWDQDFAIGHGS
- a CDS encoding cation:proton antiporter yields the protein MLHEPFFALNSYHVALAVIGVIVIVARWLPRLISKREPASAPLMILFGAGAAMLIPGMPTLPDPRQTPLPWELVSELTVIVALFGAGMRIDRLRPWKRWIGTFRMLAIAMPLTILSVALLGIGLVGMTAAGAILLGAVLAPTDPVLAADVQVGPPHEGAEHPVRFTLTTEAGLNDGLAFPFVYLGLIVAAEGLNPGTWALDWFLRDIVYRIALGVGMGWVGGKALGYILFLVPRGAILAETGSGVIALAGVLLCYGSTELIEGYGFIAVAVLGLTLRRVEEDHHFHRQLHDFSESIEHALTALLLIALGAALPILFTDLTWTHFAVAVLLILVVRPLSGWIALLKSDLDTRDRAVVSLYGVRGIGSIYYLCYAGSHMEFTNEAQLWSLIALVILMSTVLHGFTVGWAMDTLKEE
- a CDS encoding LysE family translocator, with amino-acid sequence MLEAVNLPIILVAALIAVASPGPATLAIAGTSMASGRRSGLALASGISCGSLTWSVAAAAGLSALMLANAWIFEVIRYCGAGYLMWLAVKSARSAMRPGDPPARDIREARLLRVFGRGLALHLTNPKAILFFGALYAIGVPAGTSPAALSFVILAVGLQSALAFHAIALLFSNKATMRGYMRLRRWFEGAFAIAFGAASLKILTARLN
- a CDS encoding TetR/AcrR family transcriptional regulator; its protein translation is MPQAQTIAEPESAFTPRQGDVLACALDLLVAGGEKALTTAGLARAANCSKESLYKWFGDRDGLLAAVITFQAAKVRTPGADTRAPSAEAYRERLEAFAQNLLEVLSGDVSLALNRLAIGQASSTEAPLGRLLIERGKRTVNARGQTLLETGRRFGYLAFDDPTDAYRTFYGLIVRDVHLRLMLGERLDGADADFAAQAKQAVKKFYRLFGP
- the ilvC gene encoding ketol-acid reductoisomerase, yielding MRVYYDQDADLNLIKGKKVAIIGYGSQGRAHALNLKDSGAKELAVALREGSTTALKAEADGFKVMNVADAAAWADLMMMATPDELQGDIYRDHIAGNIRDGAAIAFAHGLNIHFGLIEAKSTVDVLMVAPKGPGHTVRGEYQKGGGVPCLVAVAQDASGNALDLALSYACGVGGGRSGIIETTFQEECETDLFGEQAVLCGGLVELIRAGFETLVEAGYAPEMAYFECLHEVKLIVDLIYEGGIANMNYSISNTAEWGEYVSGPRVVTSETKAEMKRILTDIQTGKFTSDWMQEYRAGGAKFKATRRLNDRHQIEEVGEKLRGMMPWIKSGALVDKSKN
- a CDS encoding tetratricopeptide repeat protein, whose product is MESPIETFRNELSGDERRSGTHQNPISGADFDRIRAEAMLGDAHAQYQLALAFDDENGGRTDFAKAFEWFQKAADQQYPAAFSSLGWYYLRGIVVEADPEKAARLFWLSAELGDTWGGLQLGLSYLKGLGIAQSNLRAFFWVKWAAERGHPLALVNLARLYQMGWGTAADSQKALQYYLQAADGGADIAYAYIGLLYEHDDLGEPNIAKAVEYYKMGADLKDPRAQYYLGNMYYWGAGVDKDDVRAVEYFRLAAGQGWGDAKVSLGEANLKGRGVEQNVERAAALFQEAMEDNGNLRAGALFGYMLENGLGVAPDPARAVTLYRHVADEQMAVGQYLLGRCYTNGMGVEQDYTKARQYFREAADQGDSDAQFELGRLYTLGLGVAIDPAEAVRWYAKAADQGGSAALNALGVMYMNGAGVDQDHARALQLFEQASAADAPIAYANIGTLYQGGLGVEKNLTKAAEYFRKAAVSGEPHAQLLLGEAYFEGVGVETDHVEAFKWFQKAADQDDDVALSWLGYYAEKGFIGPQDPDGAIEWYRKAGEAGDLFSQRWLAEAYETGMGAEKNASYALKWRTAAGENGDAESAMIAAHQLEQGREIEPGLATAVRLYRAAADEGDVDAEVAWSRMQIEARGTAGDYWAGVRALGRVFQKHPIAASIAIKALFKVDGRPAGQRSRYRNLYFGIGLANGILLQKDVDRAENRLRLAADEWHPEPAAQYALAELLYAEFPGRAGAIAEALDLLIKAANAGYGGAQVALGATYFDGKLVEQDYDKAAWWFRLAGGKSPLGKARLGSLIARNLATPQAGEDGLAMLTEAAENGVGVAGVLLGDYWNLHAPKRDGERAVYWYERAARFGDAEGLVQIGRMYEAGRHVSKDPVKAFSYYERAAKAGEAQGYYRLGLSHLWGIGTDKDEVKALEWLQRATDRGVSGAQYELGIYILEKGNEPGQKAEGLALITVLAEKGDSLSQLELGRRYMQGDEVAADSSKALYWLEKAARQKPGRAYLRIGNCFYFGHCDGKDYSKALRYYTLAAEAGNTLSKNNVGWLYENGLGVAQNYEEAVKWYRRAVEEKNSYALVALGHLYREGKGVVQDDAEAVNLFRQAAAQDFEGGIVNLGWMMLQGRGVSRDTEQGLAMVRQGVEKEDLDALYFMGVLLEEGTLLPKDMANAVAYYRRAAQADSYRAQDALKRLGLSQEQSDAQ